A region from the Thermoanaerobaculia bacterium genome encodes:
- a CDS encoding ABC transporter substrate-binding protein — protein sequence MALTTTGCRSKETVRFGIVVTDEAVVAAQIAASEINASGGIQGHLLELRVIAGGSSTRASLSIAAAEELSGDSSVIGVIGHSNSSASLSAAQIYNARHLVQIAPTSSAPLLSQVGPYTFRLVPSDVHQAQFLADQVGADRARPRTAVFFVNDDYGHALHQEFHALLEGAQVPVVYEAPYSHEELLPDPAATARRIAQESPELLVWIGRSAQLRQLLPELRSAIPGIRILASDGIDEAMTYRNEGGILTGVQYVSFVDTHAPRASLDDLRTRLRVAGGLPLTAEAAFTYDGVMFLAQAARSAGIGRVAIRDYLAGVGTRHPPYVGITGTIAFDPNGDPRPAYNLVEITVDGVRIVRTSGPEDSP from the coding sequence ATGGCCCTGACCACGACCGGCTGCCGGTCCAAGGAGACCGTCCGGTTCGGCATCGTGGTCACCGACGAAGCCGTCGTCGCCGCGCAGATCGCCGCCAGCGAGATCAACGCCAGTGGCGGCATCCAGGGCCACCTCCTCGAGCTGCGCGTGATCGCAGGTGGCAGCAGTACGCGCGCCAGTCTCTCCATCGCGGCGGCCGAGGAGCTGTCCGGGGACTCCTCGGTCATCGGCGTCATCGGGCATTCCAACAGCAGCGCCAGCCTCTCCGCCGCTCAGATCTACAACGCGCGACATCTGGTTCAGATCGCCCCGACGAGCTCCGCCCCCCTGTTGAGCCAGGTCGGTCCGTACACCTTCCGGCTGGTCCCGAGCGATGTCCATCAGGCGCAGTTCCTCGCCGACCAGGTTGGCGCCGATCGGGCCCGGCCGCGCACCGCGGTGTTCTTCGTCAACGACGACTACGGACACGCCCTGCACCAGGAGTTTCACGCGCTCCTCGAGGGCGCCCAGGTGCCGGTGGTCTACGAGGCGCCCTACAGTCACGAAGAGCTCCTGCCCGACCCCGCCGCGACCGCGCGCCGGATCGCCCAGGAGAGTCCGGAGCTGCTCGTCTGGATCGGGCGCTCCGCGCAGTTGCGGCAGCTCTTGCCCGAGCTTCGCTCGGCGATCCCCGGCATCCGGATTCTGGCGAGCGACGGCATCGACGAAGCGATGACGTACCGCAACGAGGGCGGCATCCTCACCGGGGTGCAGTACGTGAGCTTCGTGGACACCCACGCCCCGCGCGCCTCCCTCGACGACCTGCGCACACGCCTGCGAGTGGCGGGCGGTCTGCCCCTGACGGCGGAGGCGGCGTTCACCTATGACGGCGTGATGTTCCTGGCACAGGCGGCGCGCAGCGCCGGCATCGGCCGCGTCGCGATTCGCGACTACCTCGCCGGAGTCGGCACGCGGCACCCTCCCTACGTCGGCATCACGGGAACGATCGCTTTCGATCCGAACGGCGATCCCCGGCCGGCCTACAATCTCGTCGAGATCACGGTGGACGGAGTTCGAATCGTCCGCACGAGCGGCCCGGAGGACTCTCCGTGA
- a CDS encoding response regulator encodes MSRESRARSLQQLLLLGTIAFAFAAGALILGTLVLFESMRRDVEEVTRLRLAEQNAADEITTAVYGQLLAAYQQLHAPGTRNRDRFDALGQKAYTRLRQYLFQPMTLEARLQVETLKEQHQALEVVAHGAFDLIARGESGAAQARVAEMHRLSERLQVEMARFVTVRKGDLQLLHEDQVKRFRRILLGITLMGAALTGLAIAFLWFLQRSVVLPLGHLAAAAVKLGSGDLSARIPAQAHSELAAVARRFNEMATSIQSARAKIETQNLELNDNLRDLKQAQQALVQQEKLSAIGFMLAGLAHELNNPLAGILGSAECIAEELAKHTDPAVRRVNRELVTPLIRETARAGDLVRNLLHFSRQSSAQPAAADLRVAMDVAAGLRAYAFAQAGKELAMQIPDALFVTADAQRLEHAALNIMTNALEAMSTAGGTRLLVRAAAIGTDWVELTFEDDGPGFAEPDRAFDAFYSTKPVGSGTGLGLALAQRFITETGGSITAENRPSGGGRVTLRLLAATAPLTVPGVSEVSAGTAATANPGQAPDVPPDLAAEGTPALADPSAGARAGEERVVLVVEDEPALRNIQRHFLARIGIRTLLAKDAAEAVAILTSQRCDAVVTDIRMPGEMDGIALHAWIERHLPELAPRCLFVSGELAASSDPRELGVPNERVLAKPFTRDAYIARVLAVLEGAPVTS; translated from the coding sequence GTGAGCCGCGAGAGCCGGGCGCGCTCGCTGCAGCAGCTCTTGCTGCTCGGCACCATCGCCTTCGCGTTCGCCGCGGGCGCTCTCATCCTGGGAACGCTGGTGCTCTTCGAATCGATGCGGCGGGACGTGGAAGAGGTCACGCGCCTTCGCCTCGCCGAGCAGAACGCCGCCGACGAGATCACGACCGCGGTCTACGGACAGCTGCTGGCCGCCTACCAGCAGCTTCACGCCCCCGGCACCCGCAACAGGGACCGCTTCGACGCACTGGGTCAGAAGGCGTACACCCGCCTGCGCCAATATCTGTTTCAACCGATGACGCTCGAGGCACGACTCCAGGTCGAGACTCTGAAGGAGCAGCATCAGGCTCTCGAAGTCGTCGCGCACGGCGCCTTCGACCTCATCGCGCGCGGCGAATCGGGTGCCGCGCAGGCGCGCGTCGCCGAGATGCACCGCCTGTCCGAGCGCCTTCAGGTGGAGATGGCGCGCTTCGTGACGGTGCGCAAGGGCGACCTTCAGCTGCTCCACGAGGACCAGGTGAAGCGTTTCCGCAGAATTCTCCTCGGCATCACCCTGATGGGCGCCGCATTGACGGGGCTGGCGATCGCTTTCCTATGGTTCCTCCAGCGCAGCGTGGTGCTGCCGTTGGGTCACCTCGCCGCGGCCGCGGTCAAACTCGGGAGTGGCGACCTGTCGGCGCGAATCCCGGCGCAAGCGCATTCCGAGCTCGCAGCGGTGGCTCGCCGCTTCAACGAGATGGCGACCAGCATTCAGTCGGCACGCGCCAAGATCGAGACTCAGAATCTCGAGCTCAACGACAATCTCCGGGATCTCAAGCAGGCGCAGCAGGCTCTCGTGCAACAGGAGAAGCTGAGCGCGATCGGCTTCATGCTCGCCGGCCTGGCGCACGAGCTGAACAATCCCCTGGCCGGCATTCTGGGGAGCGCCGAGTGCATCGCCGAGGAGCTCGCAAAGCACACCGATCCGGCCGTTCGCCGGGTCAACCGCGAGCTCGTGACACCCCTCATCCGGGAGACCGCACGCGCCGGCGACCTGGTTCGCAACCTCCTCCACTTTTCTCGCCAGTCGAGTGCCCAGCCCGCTGCGGCGGACCTGCGCGTCGCGATGGACGTCGCCGCCGGGCTGCGCGCCTATGCTTTCGCCCAGGCCGGCAAGGAGCTCGCGATGCAGATTCCCGATGCGCTCTTCGTCACCGCCGACGCTCAGCGTCTCGAGCACGCCGCCTTGAACATCATGACCAACGCGCTCGAGGCGATGTCCACCGCCGGCGGCACCCGGTTGCTGGTCCGCGCCGCTGCGATCGGCACAGATTGGGTCGAGCTCACCTTCGAAGATGACGGGCCGGGCTTCGCCGAGCCGGACCGCGCCTTCGATGCCTTCTATTCGACGAAGCCAGTCGGGAGCGGCACGGGTCTGGGTCTCGCGCTCGCGCAGCGCTTCATCACCGAGACCGGAGGATCGATCACGGCCGAGAACAGGCCGTCCGGGGGCGGGCGAGTGACCCTCCGGCTGCTCGCGGCAACCGCTCCGCTGACGGTACCCGGGGTGTCGGAAGTGTCGGCGGGGACGGCGGCGACCGCGAACCCCGGGCAGGCGCCCGACGTGCCGCCGGACCTCGCCGCGGAGGGCACCCCCGCCCTCGCAGACCCGTCTGCCGGCGCCCGGGCAGGTGAGGAGCGCGTGGTGCTCGTCGTCGAGGACGAGCCTGCGCTGCGCAACATCCAGCGCCATTTCCTCGCCAGGATCGGGATCCGCACCCTTCTGGCGAAGGATGCGGCCGAGGCGGTCGCCATCCTCACGAGCCAACGCTGCGACGCGGTGGTCACCGACATCCGCATGCCTGGCGAGATGGACGGCATCGCACTCCATGCCTGGATCGAGCGCCACCTCCCCGAGCTCGCGCCGCGCTGCCTCTTCGTCAGCGGCGAGCTCGCAGCGAGCAGCGATCCGCGCGAGCTCGGCGTGCCGAACGAGCGTGTGCTCGCCAAGCCGTTCACGCGGGATGCCTACATCGCCCGCGTGCTCGCGGTCCTCGAAGGGGCCCCCGTCACCTCCTGA
- a CDS encoding alpha/beta hydrolase, which produces MFLDPALTRFAAEQPGLALRERFLDLPGVRLHLVEAGPADGKPVLLLHGFPEFWWGWRQQIPVLAAAGRRVVAPDLRGYNLSGKPKGIRAYGLDPLTEDLRGLLDDLGPGSGPAPIDVVAHDWGGAVAWWGALRFPERIARLAALNIPHPSVMRQFLLHNREQRRRSRYMFFFQLPFLPERKIRAGDFRAFRSIFKRTSRPGTFSPEDLETYAAAARQPGALTAMLNWYRAALWCPPRRPGHRRVEPPVRLLWGLDDVALGADMAAASIARCREAELCRLPGAGHWVQLEAADQVNGLLLDFLT; this is translated from the coding sequence ATGTTTCTCGATCCTGCATTGACCCGCTTCGCCGCCGAGCAGCCCGGCCTGGCGCTCCGCGAGCGCTTCCTCGATCTGCCGGGAGTCCGACTCCATCTCGTCGAGGCCGGGCCGGCCGACGGCAAGCCGGTGCTGCTGCTGCACGGATTTCCCGAGTTCTGGTGGGGCTGGCGACAACAGATCCCGGTGCTCGCGGCAGCCGGGCGGCGGGTGGTCGCTCCAGACCTGCGCGGCTACAACCTCTCCGGCAAGCCCAAAGGGATACGCGCCTACGGCCTCGACCCGCTCACCGAAGACCTCCGGGGCCTCCTGGACGACCTCGGACCCGGCTCGGGCCCTGCGCCGATCGACGTCGTCGCCCACGACTGGGGGGGCGCCGTCGCCTGGTGGGGCGCCTTGCGCTTTCCGGAGCGCATCGCGCGGCTGGCGGCCCTGAACATTCCGCACCCTTCGGTCATGCGCCAGTTCCTGTTGCACAACCGGGAGCAGCGCCGGCGCAGCCGCTACATGTTCTTCTTCCAGCTCCCTTTCCTCCCCGAGCGCAAGATCCGGGCGGGCGACTTCCGGGCCTTCCGGTCGATCTTCAAACGGACCAGCCGGCCAGGGACGTTCTCCCCCGAGGACCTGGAGACCTACGCCGCAGCGGCGCGACAGCCCGGCGCCCTCACCGCCATGCTGAACTGGTACCGCGCCGCCCTCTGGTGCCCGCCGCGCCGCCCCGGCCACCGCCGGGTCGAGCCGCCGGTGCGCCTTCTCTGGGGGCTGGACGACGTCGCTCTCGGCGCCGACATGGCGGCGGCCTCGATCGCCCGCTGCCGCGAGGCCGAGCTCTGCCGCCTCCCCGGCGCCGGGCATTGGGTGCAACTCGAGGCGGCAGACCAGGTGAACGGCCTGCTGCTCGATTTCCTGACCTGA